A single genomic interval of Corallococcus exiguus harbors:
- a CDS encoding peptidylprolyl isomerase: MGRTDLRRADVELFASQRAPEPGGIQAQLDALIDRQRLAEEADTRGLDDRPDVRARLAAARREVLAQALVEEQLQGATEDKALRERYAAQKDALSRREIHVRHILVRVPQGADEAERRRARDRVNLLYARILGGEAFDKVARESSQDEVSAPRGGDLGPVLEGQVHAAFFEAAAALKPDEVGKPFETPYGLHIVQAISPVETRVPSFEEARGRLAAESRREAEARWMKDLRERVSVERFPQAMRPLEAGAPDAGTEGTQGEMSR; the protein is encoded by the coding sequence GTGGGCCGTACCGACCTGCGGCGCGCGGACGTGGAGCTCTTCGCGTCCCAGCGTGCGCCGGAGCCTGGCGGCATCCAGGCCCAGCTCGACGCGCTCATCGACCGGCAGCGACTGGCGGAGGAGGCGGACACGCGCGGTCTGGACGACCGCCCGGACGTCCGCGCCCGGCTCGCGGCGGCCCGGCGGGAGGTGCTCGCCCAGGCCCTGGTGGAGGAGCAGCTCCAGGGCGCCACGGAGGACAAGGCGCTGCGCGAGCGGTACGCGGCCCAGAAGGACGCGCTGTCGCGCCGGGAAATCCATGTGCGGCACATCCTGGTCCGCGTGCCCCAGGGCGCGGACGAGGCCGAGCGGCGCAGGGCCCGGGACCGCGTGAACCTCCTCTACGCCCGCATCCTGGGCGGTGAGGCCTTCGACAAGGTGGCGCGCGAGTCCAGCCAGGACGAGGTCTCCGCGCCGCGCGGCGGGGACCTGGGGCCGGTGCTCGAAGGGCAGGTGCACGCCGCCTTCTTCGAGGCCGCCGCGGCGCTGAAGCCGGACGAGGTGGGCAAGCCCTTCGAGACGCCCTACGGCCTCCACATCGTCCAGGCGATTTCGCCGGTGGAGACGCGGGTGCCCTCGTTCGAGGAGGCCCGGGGCCGGCTGGCGGCGGAGTCGCGCCGTGAGGCGGAAGCGCGGTGGATGAAGGACCTGCGGGAGCGCGTGTCGGTGGAGCGCTTTCCCCAGGCGATGCGTCCGTTGGAAGCGGGCGCACCGGATGCGGGGACGGAAGGAACGCAGGGGGAGATGTCTCGATGA